A window of Proteus columbae contains these coding sequences:
- the rsuA gene encoding 16S rRNA pseudouridine(516) synthase RsuA, giving the protein MRLDKFLSQQLGISRSLILRELRAGLVTIDGEMVKSGSTKIAPEQEVAYDGNVLTQILGPRYFMLNKPIGYVCSTDDPVNPTILYFIDEPLAHKLHAAGRLDIDTTGLVLLTDNGQWSHRITAPKHHCEKTYLVTLEEPIGEGVAEQFQKGVQLNGEKDLTKPATLEIITPTEVKLTISEGKYHQVKRMFAAVGNHVSALHRERIGDITLDETLAEGEYRPLTEEEINSIHLPQ; this is encoded by the coding sequence ATGCGATTAGATAAATTTTTATCCCAGCAATTGGGTATTAGCCGTAGCTTGATCCTTCGTGAATTAAGAGCAGGGCTTGTAACAATTGATGGCGAAATGGTGAAAAGCGGTTCAACCAAAATTGCACCAGAGCAAGAAGTAGCTTACGACGGTAATGTCTTAACTCAAATTTTAGGGCCTCGCTACTTTATGTTGAATAAGCCAATTGGCTATGTATGTTCAACAGACGATCCAGTTAATCCAACTATCCTCTATTTTATTGATGAACCTTTGGCTCATAAATTACATGCTGCTGGGCGTTTAGATATTGATACAACAGGACTTGTTTTATTAACGGATAATGGTCAATGGTCACATCGTATTACGGCACCAAAACATCATTGTGAGAAAACCTATCTGGTTACGTTAGAAGAACCGATTGGAGAGGGTGTTGCTGAACAATTCCAAAAGGGTGTTCAACTCAACGGTGAAAAAGACCTAACAAAACCCGCCACGTTAGAAATTATTACGCCAACAGAAGTCAAACTTACTATTAGTGAAGGCAAATACCACCAAGTAAAACGTATGTTTGCGGCAGTGGGTAATCATGTAAGTGCATTACATCGTGAGCGTATTGGTGATATTACATTAGATGAGACTTTAGCTGAGGGCGAATATCGTCCATTAACAGAAGAAGAGATCAACAGCATTCACCTACCTCAATAA
- a CDS encoding phosphatase PAP2 family protein has protein sequence MKLSYFHQKALAIFLLNLAGLIIFFSWYLPAQHGFWLSIDTHIFYFFNQHILPDTFFASFVAYTNNRKFDLVILLAMGALYYNTFRKKDYMGKRHLVIVGLVMVISAVLINQLGQNIPIERPSPTLHFQDVHRVGVMTGIPTKDASGDSFPGDHGLMLLIFCSFILRYLSFRSFLCALLITVVFSLPRVMAGAHWASDILVGSISLTLITTSWLLITPLSNIIVRQLEKHLPFKK, from the coding sequence ATGAAACTTTCTTATTTTCACCAAAAAGCACTTGCTATTTTTCTACTTAATCTTGCAGGTCTAATTATTTTTTTCTCTTGGTATCTTCCAGCACAACATGGATTTTGGCTATCAATTGACACTCATATTTTTTATTTTTTTAATCAGCACATTTTACCTGATACTTTTTTTGCCTCTTTTGTGGCTTATACTAATAATAGAAAGTTTGATTTAGTTATTTTGCTGGCGATGGGTGCACTTTATTACAATACATTCCGTAAAAAAGATTATATGGGTAAACGCCATCTTGTCATTGTGGGATTAGTGATGGTAATAAGTGCAGTGCTGATTAATCAATTGGGACAAAATATTCCCATTGAAAGACCAAGCCCAACACTTCATTTTCAAGATGTGCATAGAGTAGGCGTTATGACTGGCATTCCTACAAAAGATGCCTCAGGTGATAGCTTCCCTGGCGATCATGGTTTGATGCTACTTATCTTCTGTAGCTTTATATTACGTTATCTCTCGTTTCGTTCTTTCTTATGTGCTCTTCTTATTACTGTCGTATTTTCATTACCAAGAGTTATGGCCGGTGCACACTGGGCATCAGATATATTAGTTGGTTCTATTTCTTTAACTTTAATCACAACAAGTTGGTTATTAATTACACCATTATCAAATATTATTGTCAGACAATTAGAAAAACATCTTCCTTTTAAAAAATAA
- the mepS gene encoding bifunctional murein DD-endopeptidase/murein LD-carboxypeptidase, with translation MRTKPYMRMLKLIPAFIVVATLSACSSQNANSRLANSSTTPLNTSSSTSISQASQDEFESLVKNLDIKSKILDQYADWKGVAYRLGGDTKKGIDCSAFVQRTFLDQFGVELPRSTSDQQFSGTQVNKSKLQAGDLVLFKTGRTMRHVGIYIGNDKFVHASTSNGVTVSEMSNVYWNKRFYAARRVIDKNDAALVENNLSQNVLR, from the coding sequence ATGAGAACAAAACCGTATATGAGAATGCTTAAGCTCATACCGGCGTTCATTGTTGTAGCTACGCTATCAGCATGTAGCTCACAGAACGCAAATTCACGCTTAGCGAATTCAAGCACTACCCCACTTAATACATCATCAAGCACATCTATTTCCCAAGCATCACAAGATGAATTTGAATCATTGGTGAAGAATCTCGATATAAAATCTAAGATACTTGACCAATATGCAGACTGGAAAGGCGTCGCTTATCGTTTAGGTGGAGATACTAAAAAAGGTATCGACTGTTCCGCCTTTGTACAAAGAACCTTTCTTGACCAATTCGGTGTAGAACTTCCTCGCTCAACCTCAGACCAACAGTTCTCTGGTACTCAGGTTAATAAATCAAAATTACAAGCAGGCGATCTCGTTCTATTCAAAACAGGCCGTACTATGCGCCATGTTGGAATTTACATCGGTAATGATAAATTTGTACATGCATCCACCAGCAATGGTGTAACAGTGTCAGAAATGTCTAATGTCTACTGGAACAAACGTTTTTATGCAGCAAGACGTGTTATTGACAAAAATGACGCAGCGCTTGTTGAAAACAACCTTTCGCAAAATGTATTAAGATAA
- a CDS encoding nucleotide triphosphate diphosphatase NUDT15, translating into MSVVVGVGVIITNENGEVLLGKRCGKHAPYWSIFGGHVDEGETFEQCAIREIEEEIGIAITEPQVIGISNNLETYQLEGKHTVSICMIAQHQGDEPKLMEPDKCSEIRWCSPDDLPEPHFEASRNSIALWKSKQFYQG; encoded by the coding sequence ATGTCAGTCGTAGTTGGCGTTGGTGTAATTATCACTAATGAAAATGGTGAAGTATTATTAGGAAAACGTTGTGGAAAACATGCCCCTTATTGGTCAATTTTTGGTGGACATGTTGATGAAGGTGAAACTTTTGAGCAATGTGCTATTCGAGAAATAGAAGAAGAAATTGGTATTGCGATCACTGAGCCACAAGTGATTGGTATTAGCAATAATCTAGAAACTTACCAATTAGAAGGCAAACACACAGTTTCTATTTGTATGATCGCACAACATCAAGGTGACGAACCTAAATTGATGGAGCCAGATAAATGTTCTGAAATTCGTTGGTGTTCACCTGATGATTTACCTGAGCCACACTTTGAAGCCAGTCGCAATTCTATTGCATTATGGAAAAGTAAGCAGTTTTATCAAGGCTAA
- a CDS encoding YejG family protein — MDNVQLSVVHKLPLSYRWLAGFAGTRVEILPENDAGKQNTLIGLKLLSHDGMTLDEAIQNLRQYLSNLHIDSVVIEWDGAPCLFLHSDDECAALCCLKNAGVAIAEPFPTAYSYL; from the coding sequence GTGGATAATGTACAACTTTCGGTAGTTCATAAGCTGCCGCTGAGTTATCGGTGGCTAGCAGGCTTTGCAGGCACAAGAGTAGAAATACTGCCCGAAAATGATGCTGGAAAGCAAAATACGCTAATTGGCTTAAAATTATTAAGTCATGATGGTATGACACTGGATGAAGCAATACAGAATTTGCGTCAGTATCTGAGTAATCTCCATATTGATAGCGTTGTGATTGAGTGGGATGGAGCTCCTTGCCTTTTCCTTCATAGCGACGATGAATGTGCTGCATTATGTTGCTTAAAAAACGCGGGTGTCGCTATTGCAGAGCCATTCCCAACGGCATATTCTTATTTATAA
- the mtr gene encoding tryptophan permease, whose protein sequence is MSEVTSITKRPSILGGAMIIAGTAVGAGMFSIPIVTSGVWFTGSIFLLIYTWFCLFMSGLMILEVNLHYPLGSSFHTITKDLLGKGWSTINGLSIAFVLYILTYAYISAGSSIIVQNFANVISVPQAIAGLVFALIVAFFVWLSTRAVDRLSTILIGGMVIAFVLAIGGLFTEVKMPVLFNTNENNASYLPYALVALPYLLTSFGYHGNIPGLVTYYRKDGKAVMKSLLIGTLISLAIYILWQFVVQGNIPREDFKQVIADGGNIGNLLAQMRSTTANASVSMLLDFFSYMALASSFLGVSLGLFDYLADFFKFSNTRSGRFKSALVTFIPPTILAIIFPDGFLYAIGFAGLAATIWAAIIPALMAKASRERNQSQSFKAPGGMFMIGFVILFGVINASAHILANFNLLPIYR, encoded by the coding sequence ATGTCAGAAGTCACATCAATAACAAAGCGCCCATCCATACTTGGTGGTGCAATGATCATTGCTGGCACCGCTGTGGGTGCAGGCATGTTTTCCATTCCTATTGTGACTTCCGGTGTCTGGTTTACCGGTTCTATTTTCCTTCTGATCTACACTTGGTTTTGTTTATTTATGTCGGGGTTAATGATTTTAGAAGTAAACCTTCATTATCCTTTAGGCTCAAGCTTTCATACCATAACCAAAGACTTATTAGGAAAAGGTTGGAGCACCATTAATGGACTATCTATTGCGTTTGTTCTTTATATTTTAACTTACGCTTATATTTCTGCGGGTAGCTCTATTATTGTGCAAAACTTTGCAAATGTGATAAGCGTCCCTCAAGCTATTGCTGGTTTAGTCTTTGCATTAATTGTTGCTTTCTTTGTTTGGTTATCAACACGCGCAGTGGATAGATTAAGCACCATTTTAATTGGTGGTATGGTAATTGCCTTTGTGTTAGCTATTGGCGGTCTATTTACGGAAGTAAAAATGCCTGTGTTATTTAACACTAACGAAAACAATGCAAGCTACTTGCCTTATGCTTTAGTCGCATTACCTTATTTACTGACCTCATTTGGTTATCACGGCAATATTCCAGGCTTAGTGACTTATTACCGTAAAGATGGTAAAGCTGTTATGAAAAGCTTGCTTATTGGTACATTGATTTCACTAGCGATTTATATTTTATGGCAGTTTGTTGTACAAGGTAATATTCCTCGCGAAGATTTCAAACAAGTAATTGCTGATGGTGGGAATATTGGTAACTTATTAGCACAAATGCGTTCAACAACCGCCAATGCTTCTGTATCAATGTTATTAGACTTTTTCTCTTATATGGCATTAGCAAGTTCATTCTTAGGAGTGTCATTAGGATTATTCGATTACTTAGCAGACTTCTTTAAGTTTTCAAATACAAGAAGCGGTCGATTTAAATCTGCATTAGTAACGTTTATACCACCGACTATTTTGGCAATTATTTTCCCTGATGGTTTCTTATATGCCATTGGTTTTGCAGGACTGGCAGCAACCATTTGGGCTGCGATTATTCCAGCATTAATGGCAAAAGCGAGTCGTGAGCGTAATCAAAGTCAAAGCTTTAAAGCACCCGGTGGTATGTTTATGATTGGATTCGTCATTTTGTTTGGTGTTATCAATGCCAGCGCACATATTTTAGCGAACTTTAATCTTCTTCCTATCTACCGTTAA
- the yejK gene encoding nucleoid-associated protein YejK: MSLDINQLVLHQLIKRDEQTLEVVLRDSLLEIEPVVQEMIEELHRVYSAKSKAYGLFNEESELAEALRLQRKGEENFLGFSRAATVRLKDELAKYPFAEGGTVLFCHYRYLAVDYLLIAVLSSCNSMWVNDSLDVSSTRYLDIPHADIIARIDLTEWETAPDSLRYLTFLKGRVGRKVSDFFMDFLGAQEGLNAKVQNKGLLQAVDDFCEASEMGKQERQTCREQVYSYCNEQLQSGEEIALTELAEELPSLGDQNFAQFTEEKGYELAETFPADRSTLRQLMKYSGSGGGLTVNFDAKLLGERIFWDPATDTLTIKGTPPNLRDQLQRRASEK, from the coding sequence ATGAGTCTAGATATTAACCAATTAGTTTTGCATCAACTTATTAAGCGAGATGAGCAGACATTAGAAGTTGTGCTACGTGATTCACTCTTAGAAATTGAACCCGTTGTTCAGGAGATGATTGAAGAGTTGCATCGTGTATACAGTGCAAAAAGTAAAGCTTATGGTCTGTTTAATGAAGAAAGTGAATTAGCAGAAGCGCTGCGCTTACAGCGTAAAGGCGAAGAAAACTTTTTAGGTTTTTCACGAGCAGCAACCGTGAGACTAAAAGATGAATTAGCAAAATATCCTTTTGCAGAAGGTGGCACCGTTCTATTTTGCCACTATCGCTATTTAGCGGTGGATTACCTTTTAATTGCTGTACTTAGTAGTTGTAACAGTATGTGGGTAAATGACAGCCTTGATGTGTCATCAACGCGCTATTTAGATATTCCTCATGCAGACATTATTGCTCGTATCGATTTAACTGAGTGGGAAACGGCTCCTGACTCTTTACGTTATTTAACATTTTTAAAAGGTCGTGTTGGACGTAAAGTCTCTGACTTCTTTATGGACTTTTTAGGTGCTCAAGAAGGTTTAAACGCTAAAGTTCAAAATAAAGGCTTATTACAAGCGGTTGACGATTTTTGTGAAGCCTCAGAAATGGGCAAGCAAGAGCGTCAAACTTGTCGTGAGCAAGTATATAGCTACTGTAACGAGCAATTACAATCGGGCGAAGAAATTGCCTTAACAGAGCTTGCCGAAGAATTACCGTCTTTGGGCGATCAAAACTTTGCTCAATTTACTGAAGAAAAAGGCTATGAGTTAGCTGAAACATTCCCCGCAGATCGCAGTACGTTACGTCAACTGATGAAGTACTCAGGAAGTGGTGGTGGATTAACTGTGAATTTTGATGCGAAATTATTAGGGGAGAGAATATTCTGGGATCCAGCAACAGACACGCTCACCATTAAAGGTACACCGCCTAATTTACGTGATCAGCTACAACGTAGAGCATCAGAAAAATAA
- a CDS encoding YejL family protein — protein MPQKSRYSDEQVEQLLAELVSVLEKHHTPTDLSLMVLGNMVTNLINTSIAPAQRMLIADSFVHALRASIDEGNIH, from the coding sequence ATGCCACAAAAATCCCGTTATAGTGATGAACAAGTTGAGCAATTACTTGCAGAACTTGTCAGCGTTCTTGAAAAACATCATACTCCTACAGATCTTTCTTTGATGGTGTTGGGGAACATGGTGACAAACTTAATCAATACAAGTATTGCCCCTGCTCAACGAATGCTGATTGCTGATTCTTTTGTTCACGCCTTGCGTGCTTCAATTGATGAAGGCAATATTCACTAA
- a CDS encoding DEAD/DEAH box helicase encodes MAFTLRPYQLDAVNATISYFRQHNTPAVIVLPTGAGKSLVIAELAKRARGRVLVLAHVKELVEQNHSKYEAYGLSADIFAAGLQQKESSGKVVFGSVQSVARNLSRFSDTFSLLIIDECHRISLSEDSQYQQVIKQLQSINPQLRILGLTATPYRLPTGWIYQYHYHGMIRGDENCFFRDCIYELPLRYMISNHFLVPPTRLDMPILQYDFSQVRTSQNGIFNEEDLNREIKRQKRITPHIVAQIIEYAQNCRGVMIFAATVEHAKEILSLLPQDEAALVSADTPSYERDDLITRFKQQQLRYMVNVAVLTTGFDAPHVDLIAILRPTESVSLYQQIVGRGLRLFAGKTECLILDYAGNPHDLYLPEVGTKKPNPNSQPVQVFCPICQFANTFWGIVDADGDIIEHYGRRCQGWELNEQGQKQQCEFRFRFKLCPHCNEENDIAARRCVHCDEILVDPDDMLKAALKLKGALVLRCGGMQFKPGNDVKGEWLEINYYDEEGTSVSERFRLTTPAQRKVFELKFLREHQRAPGVPFVWHNANDIIKQFDLLRHPDFIVAHKGKKESFWKIRNKIFDYAGRYRKADTLY; translated from the coding sequence ATGGCTTTTACACTCAGACCTTATCAACTTGACGCTGTTAATGCGACAATCTCTTATTTTCGCCAACACAATACACCTGCGGTAATTGTATTACCTACTGGCGCAGGGAAAAGTTTAGTGATTGCAGAACTCGCTAAAAGAGCACGCGGACGTGTATTGGTGTTAGCACACGTAAAAGAGTTAGTAGAACAGAACCATAGCAAATATGAGGCTTATGGTCTATCTGCAGATATTTTTGCTGCTGGCTTACAACAAAAAGAGAGTAGCGGGAAAGTTGTTTTTGGTAGTGTGCAATCTGTTGCCCGTAATTTATCGCGGTTTAGTGATACTTTTTCTCTTCTTATTATTGATGAATGCCATCGCATTAGTTTGTCTGAAGATAGCCAATATCAGCAAGTCATTAAACAATTGCAATCTATTAATCCACAATTACGTATCTTAGGATTAACTGCAACACCTTATCGTTTACCTACAGGTTGGATTTATCAATATCATTATCACGGTATGATCAGAGGCGATGAAAACTGCTTTTTCCGCGATTGTATCTATGAATTGCCTTTGCGCTATATGATAAGCAATCATTTTTTAGTTCCACCAACTCGCCTAGATATGCCTATATTGCAATACGACTTTAGCCAAGTAAGAACAAGCCAAAATGGGATATTTAATGAGGAAGATCTAAACCGTGAAATAAAGAGACAAAAACGTATTACGCCTCATATTGTCGCTCAAATTATTGAATATGCGCAAAATTGCCGAGGAGTAATGATATTTGCGGCGACAGTTGAACATGCAAAAGAGATCCTTTCTCTTTTACCACAAGATGAAGCAGCATTAGTCAGTGCGGATACCCCCTCTTATGAACGTGATGATCTTATTACCCGTTTTAAACAGCAACAATTACGTTATATGGTCAATGTTGCCGTACTAACAACAGGTTTTGATGCACCTCATGTTGATTTAATTGCTATCTTACGCCCCACTGAGTCTGTGAGTTTATACCAACAAATTGTAGGACGGGGATTAAGATTATTTGCAGGAAAAACAGAATGCCTGATTTTAGATTATGCAGGTAATCCTCATGATCTCTATCTACCCGAAGTTGGTACTAAAAAACCCAATCCAAATAGTCAGCCGGTACAAGTTTTTTGTCCTATTTGCCAATTTGCCAATACCTTTTGGGGAATTGTAGATGCTGATGGGGATATCATTGAACACTATGGTCGCCGTTGCCAAGGTTGGGAACTCAATGAACAAGGGCAAAAACAGCAATGTGAATTTCGTTTCCGCTTTAAATTGTGTCCTCATTGTAATGAAGAAAATGATATTGCAGCACGTCGCTGTGTTCATTGCGATGAGATCTTGGTTGATCCTGATGATATGCTCAAAGCGGCATTAAAACTCAAAGGGGCATTAGTTCTACGCTGTGGTGGAATGCAATTTAAGCCAGGAAATGATGTTAAAGGTGAATGGTTAGAAATTAATTATTACGATGAAGAAGGCACGTCTGTCTCTGAACGTTTTCGATTAACCACCCCAGCTCAACGAAAAGTATTTGAATTAAAATTTTTACGTGAACATCAACGCGCACCAGGTGTTCCTTTTGTTTGGCATAATGCCAACGACATTATTAAACAGTTTGATTTGTTACGTCACCCCGACTTTATTGTCGCCCATAAAGGTAAAAAAGAGAGCTTCTGGAAGATAAGAAATAAGATTTTTGACTATGCAGGCCGCTACCGAAAAGCAGATACCTTGTATTAA
- the yeiP gene encoding elongation factor P-like protein YeiP, giving the protein MAKANEIKRGMAVSYNNKLLLVKDIDIQAPSARGASTLYKMRFTDIRTGQKVEERFKGDDMIDTISLTRRAVSFSYIDGDEYIFMDNEDYTPYTFKKDQIEDELLFIPEEGLAGMQVLTMDGQVLALELPQTVDMEIVETVPGIKGASASARTKPATLPTGLVIQVPEYLSTGDKVRIHIAERRYMGRAD; this is encoded by the coding sequence ATGGCAAAAGCCAATGAAATTAAACGTGGTATGGCTGTTAGTTATAACAACAAGTTATTACTGGTAAAAGATATCGACATCCAAGCACCAAGTGCTCGTGGTGCAAGTACACTGTACAAAATGCGTTTTACTGATATCCGTACAGGCCAGAAAGTAGAAGAGCGTTTTAAAGGTGATGATATGATTGATACCATCAGCTTAACGCGTCGTGCTGTGAGCTTTTCTTACATTGATGGTGATGAATATATCTTTATGGATAATGAAGATTACACACCTTATACCTTCAAAAAAGATCAAATTGAAGATGAATTACTGTTTATTCCTGAGGAAGGCTTAGCGGGAATGCAAGTATTAACAATGGATGGTCAAGTTTTAGCATTAGAACTGCCACAAACTGTTGATATGGAAATTGTTGAAACTGTCCCAGGTATTAAAGGCGCTTCTGCAAGTGCTCGTACTAAACCTGCAACATTGCCAACAGGGTTAGTTATTCAGGTTCCTGAATACCTTTCTACTGGCGATAAAGTTCGTATTCATATTGCTGAACGTCGCTATATGGGCCGAGCTGACTAA
- a CDS encoding Bcr/CflA family multidrug efflux MFS transporter, with product MQQQRSSYLSLILILGLISMLMPLAIDMYLPSLPTIAQDFGVPSGKVQMTLSIYIFGFAIGQLVYGPMADSLGRKPVILGGVIVFAFASSACALSESIDMLIGMRFLHGFAAAAASVVINALMRDMFSRDDFSRSMSFVALVMTIAPLLAPLLGAWVMNWFSWHAIFWSIAIAAVIASALIAFYIPETLPKERRQRFSLRVTFSQFISLFRTRRVLCYILASGFSFAGMFSFLSAGPFVYIELHGIPFDQFGLYFGFNIIFLIVMTSINGRYVRRFGALNMLRLGLTIQCLMGIFLLLVVALNLHFYFLVVGVAMYVGGIAMITSNAMAVILDDYPHMAGTVSSLAGTVRFGVGALVGTAIAMLPAKSEWPMVSSMAFCVLFAMGFILLARRYK from the coding sequence GTGCAACAGCAACGTTCGTCGTACCTTAGTCTCATTTTAATACTGGGACTGATTTCCATGCTTATGCCATTGGCTATAGATATGTATTTGCCAAGTTTACCAACTATTGCACAAGATTTTGGTGTACCTAGTGGCAAAGTACAAATGACATTAAGTATCTATATTTTTGGTTTTGCTATTGGGCAATTAGTCTATGGTCCTATGGCTGATAGTTTGGGACGTAAGCCTGTCATTTTGGGCGGCGTAATTGTTTTTGCTTTTGCCTCTAGTGCATGTGCATTATCTGAATCAATAGATATGTTAATTGGCATGCGCTTTTTACATGGTTTTGCAGCAGCTGCGGCAAGTGTTGTTATTAATGCATTGATGAGAGATATGTTCTCTAGAGATGATTTTTCTAGGAGTATGTCTTTTGTTGCACTTGTTATGACTATCGCACCTTTATTAGCGCCACTATTAGGTGCTTGGGTGATGAATTGGTTTTCATGGCATGCTATTTTCTGGAGTATCGCGATAGCCGCCGTGATTGCATCTGCATTAATTGCTTTTTATATTCCAGAAACATTACCAAAAGAGCGTCGCCAACGCTTTAGCTTAAGAGTGACATTTAGCCAATTTATTAGTCTGTTTAGAACACGTCGTGTCCTCTGCTATATTTTGGCTTCAGGTTTTTCTTTTGCTGGTATGTTTTCATTTCTTAGTGCTGGCCCTTTTGTCTACATCGAATTGCATGGTATTCCCTTTGATCAATTTGGATTATATTTTGGTTTTAATATCATCTTCTTAATTGTGATGACAAGCATTAATGGGCGATATGTTCGTCGATTTGGTGCGTTGAATATGTTACGCCTAGGATTAACTATTCAATGTCTTATGGGGATCTTTTTATTGCTGGTGGTCGCTCTTAATTTACATTTCTATTTCCTTGTTGTGGGGGTAGCAATGTATGTGGGCGGGATCGCTATGATCACATCGAATGCGATGGCCGTTATTCTTGATGACTATCCCCATATGGCAGGAACGGTTTCTTCTCTCGCAGGAACAGTGCGTTTTGGTGTTGGTGCGTTAGTTGGAACGGCTATTGCTATGCTACCAGCAAAATCAGAATGGCCAATGGTAAGCTCTATGGCATTCTGTGTACTGTTTGCTATGGGGTTTATTTTGCTTGCTCGTCGTTATAAATAA
- the fruK gene encoding 1-phosphofructokinase → MSRRVATITLNPAYDLVGACPAIDVGGVNLVRTAGLNPAGKGNNVAKVLRDLGIDITVSGFMGRENQEEFQHFFSENGMANRFYLVSGRTRINVKLTEGKGQVTDFNFSGFTVSPQDWQRFATDSLNWLGHFDMVVVSGSLPNGVEPEAFTQWMIKLRILCPCIIFDSSRDALVAGLKAAPWLIKPNHRELEAWVGHSLTEMADIIKAAHQLRDKGIAHVVISLGERGALWVNASGAWLAKPPHCDVISTVGAGDSMVAGLVYGLLMSQTSEHTLRLATAISALSVSQPDVGIKDRSQLAEMMTKIELTPIK, encoded by the coding sequence ATGAGTCGCCGTGTCGCTACGATCACCCTAAACCCTGCTTATGATCTTGTTGGTGCTTGTCCAGCTATTGATGTAGGTGGTGTTAATTTAGTCCGAACTGCTGGACTTAATCCTGCGGGTAAAGGCAATAATGTCGCGAAAGTCTTACGTGATTTAGGTATCGATATTACTGTTAGTGGGTTTATGGGACGTGAAAATCAAGAAGAGTTTCAGCACTTTTTTAGTGAAAATGGTATGGCTAACCGTTTTTATCTCGTATCAGGACGAACACGCATAAATGTAAAGCTAACTGAAGGAAAAGGACAAGTCACCGACTTTAATTTTTCAGGATTTACAGTATCACCGCAAGATTGGCAGCGTTTTGCAACAGATTCGCTTAATTGGCTTGGTCATTTCGATATGGTGGTTGTCAGTGGAAGTTTACCTAATGGTGTTGAACCTGAAGCTTTTACCCAATGGATGATTAAGTTAAGAATATTATGCCCATGCATTATTTTTGACAGCAGTCGTGATGCTTTAGTCGCAGGGTTAAAAGCAGCACCTTGGTTGATAAAACCTAATCATCGTGAATTAGAAGCGTGGGTTGGACATTCATTAACTGAAATGGCAGATATTATTAAAGCTGCTCATCAATTGCGAGATAAAGGCATTGCGCATGTCGTTATTTCACTGGGTGAAAGAGGGGCTTTATGGGTAAATGCATCTGGAGCATGGCTTGCAAAACCACCACATTGTGATGTGATAAGTACCGTTGGTGCTGGGGATTCAATGGTTGCTGGATTAGTCTATGGCTTATTAATGAGCCAAACGAGTGAGCATACATTGCGCCTTGCAACCGCTATTTCTGCGTTATCAGTCAGTCAGCCTGATGTAGGAATAAAAGACAGAAGCCAGCTTGCTGAAATGATGACTAAGATTGAGTTAACGCCTATTAAATAA
- the rplY gene encoding 50S ribosomal protein L25, producing the protein MLTIKATVRKEQGKGASRRLRVANRFPAIVYGGNEEPIAIDLDHNEVINQEHKSEFYSDFVNLVIDGKETKVKVKAVQRHEYKPKITHIDFLRA; encoded by the coding sequence ATGTTAACTATCAAAGCAACTGTACGTAAAGAGCAGGGTAAGGGTGCGAGCCGCCGCCTGCGTGTGGCTAACCGTTTTCCTGCTATCGTTTATGGCGGAAATGAAGAGCCAATCGCTATCGATTTAGATCACAACGAAGTTATCAACCAAGAACACAAATCAGAATTCTATTCAGATTTCGTAAACCTGGTTATCGATGGCAAAGAAACTAAAGTTAAAGTTAAAGCAGTGCAACGTCACGAGTATAAACCAAAAATTACTCATATCGACTTCCTGCGCGCTTAA